Proteins encoded within one genomic window of Bradyrhizobium sp. 186:
- a CDS encoding pyridoxamine 5'-phosphate oxidase family protein, translated as MTVIETVEQLEAIYGVTNDASTVKVADHVTPLYRTFIEKAPFAALATIGPEGIDCSPRGDLPGFVRIHDPRTLMLPDRRGNNRVDSLRNIVRDPRVSLMFLIPGSGNAVRANGRAQLSVDPELLASFKVEGKAPRSVMVMTVDEIYFQCARAIVRSDLWNPDKRIDPKTLPTPGQILAEMSQNKIGGEEYDRIWPERAAATMW; from the coding sequence ATGACGGTGATTGAGACGGTCGAGCAGCTCGAAGCCATCTATGGCGTCACCAATGACGCCTCGACCGTGAAAGTCGCCGACCATGTCACGCCGCTCTATCGTACCTTCATCGAGAAGGCGCCGTTCGCAGCGCTCGCCACCATCGGGCCGGAGGGCATCGACTGCTCGCCGCGCGGCGATCTGCCCGGCTTCGTCCGCATTCACGATCCCAGAACGCTGATGCTGCCGGATCGGCGCGGCAACAACCGGGTCGATTCCCTGCGCAACATCGTGCGCGACCCGCGCGTATCGCTGATGTTCCTGATCCCCGGCTCCGGCAATGCGGTCCGTGCCAACGGCCGCGCCCAACTCTCCGTCGATCCCGAGCTGCTGGCTTCTTTCAAGGTCGAAGGCAAGGCGCCGCGCAGCGTGATGGTGATGACGGTGGATGAAATCTACTTCCAGTGCGCCCGCGCCATCGTCCGCTCCGACCTCTGGAATCCCGACAAGCGCATCGATCCGAAGACGCTGCCGACGCCCGGCCAGATCCTCGCCGAGATGAGCCAGAACAAAATCGGCGGTGAGGAGTATGATCGCATCTGGCCGGAGCGTGCGGCAGCCACGATGTGGTGA